In Lotus japonicus ecotype B-129 chromosome 5, LjGifu_v1.2, one genomic interval encodes:
- the LOC130717578 gene encoding golgin IMH1-like: protein MLAKKLNRALRKIDKRTRPNVQDMKFDNKPKFSNSQRRTKEEERSGQSKGVQCHECEGYDHIRSECATYLKNLKKGIMVTWSNEDTKDEEDISANKVNAFAGTVCDTDTSDEDISNEELAETYKLLHIKWEEACKLVREKESEIEQLSSQNERLKELSAKLKEDCDKWKSKLENVDTVEKEKLMLVNTELQEEVATPKSKLEATHKSLRMLNSGSDMLDEILKETSKQGKSLKGIGFDYGTANKKDHKGSMNFVAVAEQSEFKKPAKYQMSRLKSRHVPRHVSSQVKSIKTAPWKCHYYGRNGHIKPYYFKLYGYPQAYDRSNNSKVTRMKKEWKPKSEVIVWLPTHLSEPLQEKTGTLIVDAQSI from the coding sequence atgctagcaaaaaaactcaacagagcattgagaaagattgacaaaagaaccaggcctaatgtccaggacatgaagttcgacaacaaacccaagttctctaattcacagaggaggaccaaggaagaagaaagatctggtcagagTAAAGGAGTACAATGTCATGAGTGTGAAGGGTATGATCATATTAGATCTGAATGTGCTACCTatctgaaaaatctgaagaaAGGGATTATGGTAACTTGGTCAAATGAAGACACTAAAGATGAGGAGGATATTTCTGCCAACAAGGTAAATGCTTTCGCTGGAACTGTTTGTGATACAGATACAAGTGATGAAGATATTTCAAATGAGGAACTTGCTGAGACTTATAAGTTGTTGCATATCAAATGGGAGGAAGcctgtaaacttgtgagagaaaaggaaagtgagatagaacaactctcTTCTCAGAATGAAAGATTGAAAGAGCTCAGTGCTAAGCTAAAAGAAGATTGTGATAAGTGGAAATCCAAGCTTGAAAATGTTGACACTgtggaaaaggaaaaattgatGTTAGTCAATACAGAACTACAAGAGGAAGTAGCAACTCCGAAAAGTAAGCTTGAAGCCACTCACAAATCACTTCGAATGTTGAATAGTGGTTCTGACATGTTAGATGAGATTCTGAAAGAAACAAGTAAGCAGGGAAAAAGCTTGAAGGGAATTGGATTTGACTATGGAACTGCAAACAAGAAAGATCATAAGGGGTCAATGAATTTTGTTGCTGTAGCAGAACAATCTGAATTCAAGAAACCTGCTAAGTATCAGATGTCCAGACTGAAGTCTCGACATGTTCCTCGACATGTGAGTTCTCAAGTCAAGAGCATCAAAACAGCACCTTGGAAATGTCACTACTACGGAAGGAATGGACATATAAAACCGTACTATTTCAAACTGTATGGCTACCCCCAGGCTTATGATAGGTCAAATAACTCAAAGGTTACACGGATGAAGaaggaatggaagcccaagaGTGAAGTTATTGTCTGGTTGCCTACACATCTTTCAGAGCCTCTGCAAGAGAAGACTGGTACTTTGATAGTGGATGCTCAAAGCATATGA